Within Chlamydia pneumoniae TW-183, the genomic segment TTGATGCGAAAATCCTTTCGATGAATGGAGAGACTGTCTGCATCAGCGCTCAGGTTCGGGGCTTGTACGACAACATTTATGAGTGTGAGATTGAAGTTGATCGCTCGGAATCCGATACTGTGGATTCCAACTGTGATTGTTCGTATAACTACGACTGCCAGCACATCGTCGCACTATTATTCTATTTAGAGCAATATTTTAATGAGATGGTAGTAGCCTATGCTCGTAGTGCTGATTTAGAAACGGATCACGAGATCAACGAGGAAGTAAAAAAGGAGCTCAAGGAAACTTTTGTCGCTGCTGCCACAAAGGAAGAAGAGCGTAAAGATCGTGAGCATCAAAAAGAGATTTTAAGAGAGTATGTTCACGCTGCAAATGCTTTAAGTGCGAATCCTTTTTTCCTACCTTTAGAATATTTAGAAAAGGATTCTGCTGAGCTTGCTGTATTATTTGTTTCTGTAAATGAGGATACGTTTGCTCCTGCCAATCAGCCTATAGAGTTTCAATTAGTACTTCGTTTACCGTGTCGTTCCAAGCCTTTTTATATCTCTAATATCCGTACCTTTTTGGAAGGGGTGTTGTATCAGGAGCCAATTGTATTGAATGGGCGTCGGTTTTTCTTTACGATGCAATCGTTTAATGCTTCCGATCGCAAGCTAATAGATTTATTGATTCGCTATGTCCGTTACCCCAATCATACAACCGAAGAGAAGTTATTAAAATCTGCGTATTTGATGCCTCCTGCGTTAGGTGTGATTCTTGCAAAGATGTTTGAACATCAACTGGCAGATCGTGGAGGAGGAAGTTTAGGGGAAAAAGAGAGTTTTTCAGGGTTATTCTGTGGAAATCTTGAAGAGCCTCTGTGTTGGTCATTAACTCCGGCTAAGATGAAGTTTAACTTAGACTTCTTTGACATGCCCTACAAAGCGTTGTTAATGACTCCTGTGATTCTTGTTGATGATGATGAAGTTCAGCCTGAGCAGACCATGTTATTAGAGTCGGATGCTCCAGGGATTATTCATCATTTTGTTTATCATCGGTTTTCTCCTCAGATCAAGCGTGCGCATTTACGTTCCTTTAGTCGTTTGCGAGATATAGCAATTCCAGAGGCTTTGTTTGGTTCGTTCCGTGAGAATGCTCTTCCTGTATTTCAGGAATATGCTGAAATTGCGAATGTTCACCTTTTGAATTCCTTTGTGACACTTCCTTATGTAGATGAGGTCCGGGCCATTTGTGATATGAGCTATTTGGACGGGGAATTAGAGGCAAAATTACATTTCCTTTATGGTTCTTTACGGGTTCCAGCAGCATCTTTGGCTTTGCAATATCAGGATGTTCGTGCCTTTATTAGTGATGAGGGAATCTTAGCCAGAAATCTGGTTGAAGAGCGTAAGATGTTGGAAGAGGTCTTCTCAGGCTTTATTTATGATGAACGCGATGGAGCTTTTCGTGTTAAAAGTGAGAAGAAGATCGTGGAATTTATGACGGAGACGATCCCTGCGAATCAACATCGCATTACTTTTAACTGTCCGGAAAATCTTTCAGGTCAGTTTATTTATGATGAGACGATCTTTGAATTATCGTTCCGAGAAGGGAGCGACATTAATTATTATGAGGCAGACCTTAAGGTTCATGGTTTATTGAAAGGAGTGCCTTTAGATTTATTGTGGGACTGCATTAGTGCGAAAAAGCGCTTTTTAGAGCTTCCTAAAGCGGGTCAGCAATCTAAGGGAACGCGGCGCGGTAAGGTGAATTCGGGTAAGTTGCCTTGTATTTTAGTCTTAGACTTAGAAAAAATTGCTCCTGTGGTGCAGATTTTTAATGAAATAGGATTTAAAGTTTTAGATGACTTAGTTCAGAAGTGTCCTTTATGGAGTTTAACGGGAATTTCGTTAGATCAGTTTGAAGCACTTCCTGTGAACTTTTCCATGTCTGAAAGGCTTATAGAGATTCAGAAGCAAATTCGTGGTGAGATCGAGTTTGATTTCCAAGATGTTCCTCAGCAGATTCAGGCAACGTTACGTAGCTATCAAACCGAGGGCGTACATTGGTTAGAGCGTTTGAGAAAAATGCATCTCAACGGGATTTTAGCTGATGATATGGGACTTGGAAAGACTCTCCAGGCGATTATTGCTGTTACTCAGAGTAAACTAGAGAAAGGCAGCGGCTGTTCTTTGATTGTTTGTCCTACCTCTTTAGTTTATAACTGGAAGGAAGAGTTCCGTAAATTTAATCCTGAATTCAGGACTTTAGTTATTGATGGAGTTCCTTCTCAAAGACGGAAGCAGTTAACGGCTTTAGCTGATCGCGACGTCGCGATTACTTCGTATAATTTATTACAGAAAGACGTGGAGTTATATAAGAGCTTTCGTTTTGACTATGTTGTTTTAGATGAAGCGCACCACATTAAGAATCGTACGACTCGGAATGCAAAATCGGTGAAGATGATTCAATCGGATCATCGGTTGATATTAACTGGAACGCCGATAGAGAACTCGTTAGAAGAGTTATGGAGTCTTTTTGATTTCTTAATGCCTGGTTTATTGAGCAGCTACGATCGCTTTGTTGGAAAGTACATACGTACGGGCAACTATATGGGCAATAAAGCTGACAATATGGTTGCGCTTAAGAAAAAGGTCTCACCTTTTATTCTTCGTCGTATGAAAGAAGATGTATTGAAAGATCTTCCTCCAGTCTCTGAGATTTTATATCACTGTCATCTTACAGAATCTCAGAAGGAGCTGTATCAGTCCTATGCAGCTTCTGCGAAGCAAGAGCTTTCACGTTTGGTCAAGCAGGAAGGTTTTGAGCGTATCCATATTCATGTTTTAGCAACTTTGACTCGGTTAAAGCAAATTTGCTGTCATCCTGCTATTTTTGCTAAGGATGCTCCAGAGCCTGGGGATTCAGCAAAGTATGATATGTTGATGGATCTACTTTCTTCTCTTGTGGATTCTGGGCATAAGACTGTGGTCTTTAGTCAGTATACAAAGATGCTGGGCATTATTAAGAAAGATTTAGAGTCTCGAGGCATTCCTTTTGTCTATCTAGATGGTTCCACCAAGAACAGACTAGATTTAGTGAATCAGTTTAATGAAGATCCTAGCTTGTTGGTTTTCTTAATTTCCTTAAAAGCTGGGGGCACGGGCTTGAATCTTGTCGGTGCTGATACAGTGATTCACTACGACATGTGGTGGAATCCTGCTGTAGAGAATCAAGCGACTGACCGAGTCCATCGTATTGGGCAGAGCCGTTCTGTCTCTTCCTATAAATTGGTAACCTTGAACACGATTGAAGAAAAAATCCTTACTTTGCAGAACAGGAAAAAGAGCCTTGTAAAGAAAGTGATTAACTCTGATGATGAGGTTGTATCCAAGTTAACTTGGGAAGAAGTATTGGAATTGCTGCAGATATGATTTTATGAGTCCACATCGCAATCTGTTTA encodes:
- a CDS encoding DEAD/DEAH box helicase, whose amino-acid sequence is MLNFRKLRRDFSANILQDGKKLFEQGAVIDAKILSMNGETVCISAQVRGLYDNIYECEIEVDRSESDTVDSNCDCSYNYDCQHIVALLFYLEQYFNEMVVAYARSADLETDHEINEEVKKELKETFVAAATKEEERKDREHQKEILREYVHAANALSANPFFLPLEYLEKDSAELAVLFVSVNEDTFAPANQPIEFQLVLRLPCRSKPFYISNIRTFLEGVLYQEPIVLNGRRFFFTMQSFNASDRKLIDLLIRYVRYPNHTTEEKLLKSAYLMPPALGVILAKMFEHQLADRGGGSLGEKESFSGLFCGNLEEPLCWSLTPAKMKFNLDFFDMPYKALLMTPVILVDDDEVQPEQTMLLESDAPGIIHHFVYHRFSPQIKRAHLRSFSRLRDIAIPEALFGSFRENALPVFQEYAEIANVHLLNSFVTLPYVDEVRAICDMSYLDGELEAKLHFLYGSLRVPAASLALQYQDVRAFISDEGILARNLVEERKMLEEVFSGFIYDERDGAFRVKSEKKIVEFMTETIPANQHRITFNCPENLSGQFIYDETIFELSFREGSDINYYEADLKVHGLLKGVPLDLLWDCISAKKRFLELPKAGQQSKGTRRGKVNSGKLPCILVLDLEKIAPVVQIFNEIGFKVLDDLVQKCPLWSLTGISLDQFEALPVNFSMSERLIEIQKQIRGEIEFDFQDVPQQIQATLRSYQTEGVHWLERLRKMHLNGILADDMGLGKTLQAIIAVTQSKLEKGSGCSLIVCPTSLVYNWKEEFRKFNPEFRTLVIDGVPSQRRKQLTALADRDVAITSYNLLQKDVELYKSFRFDYVVLDEAHHIKNRTTRNAKSVKMIQSDHRLILTGTPIENSLEELWSLFDFLMPGLLSSYDRFVGKYIRTGNYMGNKADNMVALKKKVSPFILRRMKEDVLKDLPPVSEILYHCHLTESQKELYQSYAASAKQELSRLVKQEGFERIHIHVLATLTRLKQICCHPAIFAKDAPEPGDSAKYDMLMDLLSSLVDSGHKTVVFSQYTKMLGIIKKDLESRGIPFVYLDGSTKNRLDLVNQFNEDPSLLVFLISLKAGGTGLNLVGADTVIHYDMWWNPAVENQATDRVHRIGQSRSVSSYKLVTLNTIEEKILTLQNRKKSLVKKVINSDDEVVSKLTWEEVLELLQI